The proteins below come from a single Roseiflexus sp. RS-1 genomic window:
- a CDS encoding cation-translocating P-type ATPase, which yields MMEFHHLSVEQVFAALGSDPQGLSPAEAQNRLTRYGPNVLREPPRTPLIRTLLAHFTHLMAWLLWIGEGVAFAAQTPTLGIAIWLVNVINGLFSFWQEYKAEQATAALRRMLPSYARVRRGGEEVRILAERLVPGDVLLLAEGDHISADARLVRETELCVDQSALTGEAHPVRKTAEPVSGEGLSRVELPNLVFAGTSVVAGTGEAVVFATGMRTAFGEIARLTQSVGDQLSPLQREMERLTRAVSTIAVGVGLCFFMLAVAIADIDLANGFIFALGMIVAFVPEGLLPTVTLALAMGTQRMARRNALVKRLSAVETLGCTTVICTDKTGTLTQNEMTVRDIWVGGRSISVSGVGYAPEGQFSECGAPLEQPADDAELRQLLLAASLCNDARLIPPNAQTPSEDRWSILGDPTEAALLVAARKAGIEYETEMRRMPRLRALPFDSRRKRMSVVCRLPQSEGAAHPSAGFVVYVKGAPKELLALCASFAAGDVVHPLDDPQLARILAANDQYARAGLRVLAVAQRTLNALPMPCDTDHIERDLTFLGLVAMMDPPRPEVESAVATCHTAGIRIIMVTGDYGLTAESIARRIGIIREAHPRIVTGAELDSMDEAALRDALMGEVIFARVAPEHKLRVVNALRAQGHVVAVTGDGVNDAPALKQADIGVAMGRSGTDVAREAADIVLTDDNFASIVNAVEEGRAVYANIKKFATYIFTSNTPEAVPFVLFAFSGGRIPIALNVMHILSVDLGTDIVPALALGAEPPEPGVMDRPPRSLHDHVVTGAMLRRAYFWLGPVQSLAAMSAFYYQYWTNGYWGRWLDLPSSGPLYRSATAMALAAVVTTQIGNLFAQRSERLSFLRLPPTGNRLIWIGIATELILIVAIVYVPFLQEIIGTAAFDPINWVFLALWAPALLLVDEMRKWLIARRERSLRR from the coding sequence ATGATGGAGTTCCACCATTTGTCGGTCGAACAGGTCTTTGCGGCGCTCGGTTCTGATCCCCAGGGGTTGAGTCCTGCCGAGGCGCAAAACCGTCTGACCCGTTACGGTCCCAACGTGTTGCGCGAGCCGCCGCGCACGCCGCTGATCCGCACGCTGCTGGCGCATTTTACCCATCTGATGGCATGGCTGCTCTGGATCGGTGAAGGTGTCGCATTCGCGGCTCAAACGCCAACGCTGGGCATTGCTATCTGGCTCGTCAATGTCATCAACGGGTTGTTCAGTTTCTGGCAAGAGTACAAAGCTGAACAGGCGACGGCTGCGTTGCGTCGGATGTTGCCGTCGTATGCGCGGGTACGACGTGGTGGCGAAGAGGTGCGTATCCTGGCGGAACGCCTGGTTCCCGGTGATGTGCTGCTGCTTGCTGAGGGCGACCATATTTCGGCTGATGCACGGTTGGTGCGTGAGACGGAACTGTGTGTCGATCAGTCGGCGTTGACCGGTGAAGCGCATCCAGTACGAAAGACTGCCGAGCCTGTCAGTGGCGAAGGTCTCTCACGGGTCGAGTTGCCAAACCTGGTGTTTGCCGGCACAAGCGTTGTGGCAGGCACGGGCGAGGCGGTCGTGTTCGCCACCGGAATGCGCACGGCATTCGGTGAAATTGCCCGCCTGACTCAGAGCGTCGGTGATCAACTCAGCCCGTTGCAGCGCGAAATGGAGCGCCTGACACGCGCCGTCAGCACGATTGCCGTCGGCGTTGGGTTGTGTTTTTTCATGCTGGCGGTCGCTATTGCGGATATCGATCTGGCGAATGGATTCATCTTTGCCCTTGGCATGATCGTCGCCTTTGTTCCTGAAGGGTTGCTGCCGACGGTCACGCTTGCACTGGCGATGGGGACGCAGCGCATGGCGCGACGCAATGCGCTGGTCAAGCGTCTCTCCGCCGTCGAGACGCTTGGTTGCACGACGGTCATCTGTACCGACAAGACGGGAACGCTGACCCAGAATGAGATGACAGTGCGCGACATTTGGGTTGGCGGGCGGTCCATTTCGGTCAGCGGCGTCGGATATGCGCCGGAGGGACAGTTCAGTGAGTGTGGCGCACCCCTGGAACAGCCAGCCGACGATGCTGAACTACGCCAGTTGTTGTTGGCTGCCTCGCTCTGCAATGACGCCCGCCTCATTCCGCCAAACGCACAGACGCCCTCTGAGGATCGCTGGAGCATCCTGGGCGATCCGACTGAGGCGGCGCTGCTGGTGGCGGCACGCAAGGCGGGTATTGAGTACGAGACTGAAATGCGACGGATGCCGCGCCTCCGCGCATTGCCGTTCGACTCACGTCGCAAGCGGATGAGCGTCGTCTGCCGTCTGCCACAGTCGGAGGGCGCAGCGCATCCATCCGCCGGGTTCGTGGTGTACGTCAAGGGAGCGCCGAAAGAGTTGCTGGCGCTCTGCGCGTCCTTCGCCGCAGGCGATGTCGTCCATCCGCTCGACGATCCGCAGCTTGCCCGGATTCTTGCAGCGAATGATCAGTATGCGCGCGCCGGGTTGCGCGTGCTGGCAGTCGCACAACGCACACTCAACGCGCTCCCGATGCCCTGTGACACCGATCATATCGAGCGCGACCTGACATTCCTCGGTCTGGTCGCAATGATGGATCCGCCACGTCCCGAAGTCGAATCAGCCGTGGCGACATGCCATACCGCCGGGATTCGTATTATCATGGTCACTGGCGATTATGGTCTGACGGCAGAAAGCATCGCCCGGCGCATTGGCATTATCCGTGAGGCGCACCCCCGGATTGTCACCGGCGCTGAACTGGACAGCATGGATGAAGCGGCGCTGCGCGACGCGCTGATGGGTGAAGTCATCTTCGCGCGTGTTGCGCCGGAACACAAACTGCGCGTGGTCAATGCCCTGCGCGCTCAGGGGCATGTTGTCGCCGTCACGGGTGATGGCGTCAACGATGCTCCGGCATTGAAGCAGGCGGATATCGGCGTGGCTATGGGCCGCTCCGGTACGGATGTCGCCCGTGAAGCAGCGGATATTGTTCTGACCGACGACAACTTCGCCTCGATTGTCAACGCCGTCGAGGAAGGGCGCGCAGTCTACGCCAATATCAAAAAGTTCGCCACCTACATCTTCACCAGCAATACCCCCGAGGCGGTTCCATTCGTGCTGTTTGCCTTCAGCGGCGGGCGCATCCCGATTGCGCTGAATGTGATGCACATTCTGTCGGTTGATCTGGGAACCGATATTGTTCCGGCGCTGGCATTGGGCGCCGAACCGCCAGAACCTGGCGTGATGGATCGTCCGCCGCGCAGCCTGCACGATCACGTGGTAACCGGTGCGATGTTGCGCCGCGCCTATTTCTGGCTTGGACCGGTGCAGAGCCTGGCGGCGATGTCGGCGTTCTACTACCAGTACTGGACGAATGGATATTGGGGGCGGTGGCTCGATCTGCCATCAAGTGGACCGTTGTACCGTTCGGCGACGGCGATGGCGCTGGCGGCAGTGGTGACGACGCAAATCGGGAATCTGTTTGCACAACGGAGCGAACGGCTCTCGTTCCTGCGTTTGCCGCCGACAGGCAACCGGTTGATCTGGATCGGCATTGCCACTGAGCTGATCCTGATCGTAGCGATTGTATATGTGCCGTTCTTGCAGGAGATCATTGGCACAGCTGCGTTCGATCCGATCAACTGGGTCTTTCTGGCGCTCTGGGCGCCAGCGTTGCTGCTGGTAGACGAGATGCGCAAATGGTTGATCGCCCGGCGTGAGCGGTCGTTGCGCCGGTGA
- a CDS encoding metal ABC transporter ATP-binding protein: protein MKTGQPAIQVTDLTVAYRDKPVLWDVDLTIPGGVLMGIIGPNGAGKTTLMKAILGLVRPSAGQVLVYGRPYAQQRRLVAYVPQRSSVDWDFPTSVLDVVVMGRYGALGWFRRPGKREREQALEALARVGMQDFASRQIGQLSGGQQQRVFLARALVQDAQVYLMDEPLQGVDATTERTIIHILHDLRATGKTVVVVHHDLQTVSEYFDQVALLNVRLVASGPVAEVFNAATLRATYGGQIAFLEGRDPGRSAPEPHAGITVS, encoded by the coding sequence ATGAAAACGGGGCAACCTGCGATCCAGGTGACCGATCTAACGGTTGCGTATCGTGATAAGCCGGTGCTGTGGGATGTTGATCTGACGATCCCTGGCGGCGTGCTGATGGGGATCATTGGACCGAACGGTGCTGGCAAAACGACGTTGATGAAAGCGATTCTGGGTCTGGTGCGACCTTCCGCCGGGCAGGTGTTGGTCTATGGCAGGCCGTATGCCCAACAGCGCAGGCTGGTTGCGTATGTGCCACAGCGGAGCAGCGTGGACTGGGATTTTCCGACCAGTGTGCTCGACGTGGTGGTGATGGGGCGGTATGGTGCGCTGGGTTGGTTTCGGCGTCCAGGGAAGCGTGAGCGTGAACAGGCGCTCGAAGCGCTGGCGCGTGTCGGTATGCAGGATTTTGCCAGTCGCCAGATCGGTCAGCTTTCCGGCGGGCAGCAACAGCGTGTCTTTCTGGCGCGTGCGCTGGTGCAGGATGCGCAGGTGTATCTCATGGACGAACCGCTGCAGGGTGTTGATGCCACCACTGAGCGAACCATTATTCATATTCTGCACGACTTGCGCGCGACCGGTAAAACGGTTGTGGTTGTGCACCACGACCTTCAAACGGTCAGTGAGTATTTTGACCAGGTTGCGCTGTTGAATGTACGTCTCGTCGCCAGTGGTCCGGTGGCAGAGGTATTCAACGCAGCGACGCTGCGCGCCACGTATGGCGGACAGATCGCATTTCTCGAGGGACGCGATCCTGGACGTTCTGCGCCTGAACCGCACGCTGGAATTACTGTATCGTAG
- a CDS encoding metal ABC transporter solute-binding protein, Zn/Mn family — MGKLKTRAAIWIILAAALLVGCAQPATGSDDLAAHPIRVVATTGMVGDLVRNVGGERVEVVTLMGPGVDPHLYKASADDVVQLQRADIIFYNGLHLEAAMSEVFERMQSRSRTVAVTGGIPREALLPSDEYDNQFDPHVWFDVMLWRQTVEYVRDVLIDLDPSHASIYRTNAESYGRQLDELHAYVQSRAALIPEDQRVLVTAHDAFRYFGRAYGFEVHGLQGISTVVEAGAADVQQLADFIATRRIPAIFVETSVPQRTLAAVQSAVRARGFEVRIGGELFSDALGDPGTPEGEYIGMVRHNIDTIVTSLRGEG; from the coding sequence ATGGGGAAACTGAAGACACGCGCCGCTATCTGGATCATACTGGCGGCTGCCCTGCTCGTCGGATGCGCACAACCCGCAACCGGCAGCGACGATCTGGCTGCCCATCCGATCCGTGTTGTTGCGACGACGGGCATGGTTGGCGATCTGGTACGCAATGTTGGCGGCGAGCGGGTCGAGGTCGTCACCCTGATGGGACCGGGCGTCGATCCACATCTCTACAAGGCAAGCGCCGATGATGTGGTGCAGTTGCAGCGGGCGGATATCATCTTTTATAACGGTCTCCATCTCGAAGCGGCGATGAGCGAGGTATTTGAACGGATGCAGAGTCGGAGTCGAACAGTCGCAGTGACTGGCGGCATCCCGCGTGAGGCGTTGCTTCCGTCAGACGAGTACGATAACCAGTTTGATCCCCATGTCTGGTTCGATGTCATGCTATGGCGTCAGACCGTGGAGTATGTGCGCGATGTGTTGATCGATCTTGATCCGTCGCATGCGTCGATCTATCGAACAAATGCCGAATCCTACGGGCGTCAGCTCGATGAGTTGCACGCCTATGTGCAGAGTCGGGCGGCGCTTATTCCCGAGGATCAGCGCGTGCTGGTGACCGCACACGACGCATTCCGCTATTTTGGACGCGCCTATGGGTTTGAGGTGCATGGATTGCAGGGCATCAGCACAGTGGTCGAGGCTGGCGCCGCCGATGTTCAGCAGCTTGCCGACTTTATTGCAACCCGGCGCATCCCTGCCATATTCGTCGAGACATCTGTGCCGCAACGGACGCTGGCGGCAGTGCAATCCGCAGTGCGTGCGCGCGGGTTTGAGGTGCGTATCGGCGGGGAACTTTTCTCCGATGCTCTGGGCGATCCCGGTACGCCAGAGGGGGAATACATCGGTATGGTGCGACACAATATCGATACTATCGTTACATCGTTGCGAGGCGAAGGTTGA
- a CDS encoding sensor histidine kinase, which produces MTAHFLRRFAQPPHFDDEEQTRIARTQHLLLVVCLTIALVASGVNALLQRPVPTAALLACSGFLLISFLLLHARRVRLSIIVLLGTIIMLTASLQVIGRGAHDTVTSLYATMIVIGSLLLDRRSFIGLVAATLLVIAGVVTAEARGLTRSPYEGDFGDWFDLALILGLTAFTSRLLSESLERSRAHARANEQALAQQTEALRLSEERYRILAANLPDSAVLIFDHDLRYVLADGPELAATGYLKEKIEGRTLCEVVSSAFAEQVEGNLRAVLSGRCFSAELPYGDRIYAYYYIPLVDDRGMVKYAMVLARNVTAQRQAEADLRASEAQLRMLAENMGDAIVQLDSHLNVVYVSPSVRRVLGCEPEDVAGKQIAALVSPDDAPAVMAAIEEARESGAAAIRVEYRFRNHQQMCIWLEAEVRLLYDAHQHFEGAILSMRDVTRRKEVEAERERLIAELEQKNAELERFTYTVSHDLKSPLITIQGFLGYLEQDIRNGDTDRALSDIRRISAAARRMEHLLQDLLELSRIGRVSAEPQTVPFNMIVQEALELIAGRIAERQARITVAPDMPLVHGDRRRLAEVVQNLVDNAIKFCDNQTVPEIEIGVHAVASNEAIFFVRDNGVGIDPRYHDQIFGLFNKLDPQSEGTGVGLTIVRRIIEVHGGRVWVESAGRGAGATFFFSLPTIHTQQHGVSHDRQRIQSIAGGR; this is translated from the coding sequence ATGACGGCTCACTTCCTGCGCAGGTTCGCACAACCGCCGCACTTCGATGATGAAGAGCAAACGCGCATCGCACGGACGCAGCATCTCCTGCTCGTCGTCTGTCTGACGATTGCGCTGGTTGCTTCCGGAGTCAATGCGTTACTCCAGCGACCCGTTCCAACCGCTGCCCTCCTGGCATGCAGCGGATTCTTGCTCATTTCCTTTCTGTTGCTCCACGCACGTCGGGTGCGTCTGTCGATTATCGTCCTTTTGGGGACGATCATCATGCTCACTGCCTCATTGCAGGTCATCGGTCGCGGTGCGCACGATACGGTCACCAGTCTCTACGCCACGATGATCGTCATCGGCAGCCTGCTCCTTGACCGGCGGTCATTCATTGGACTGGTTGCGGCGACGCTGCTGGTGATTGCGGGGGTTGTGACTGCCGAAGCGCGCGGATTAACCAGATCTCCCTATGAGGGCGATTTCGGCGACTGGTTCGATCTTGCGCTCATTCTGGGGTTGACGGCGTTCACGTCACGGTTGCTGAGCGAGAGTCTGGAGCGCAGCCGCGCCCACGCCCGCGCCAATGAACAGGCGCTGGCACAGCAGACGGAAGCGTTGCGCCTCTCCGAGGAGCGCTATCGCATTCTGGCAGCCAACCTGCCCGATAGCGCCGTGCTGATCTTCGACCACGACCTGCGCTACGTGCTCGCCGATGGACCGGAACTCGCCGCAACCGGGTATCTCAAGGAGAAGATCGAGGGCCGCACCCTGTGTGAGGTCGTTTCATCCGCGTTTGCGGAACAGGTTGAAGGCAACCTCCGCGCTGTCTTGAGCGGCAGGTGCTTTTCGGCAGAATTGCCGTATGGTGATCGCATCTACGCATACTACTACATTCCGCTGGTCGACGACCGTGGTATGGTAAAGTATGCGATGGTCCTGGCGCGCAACGTGACTGCGCAGCGTCAGGCAGAGGCGGATCTGCGGGCAAGCGAGGCGCAACTGCGCATGCTCGCCGAGAATATGGGCGATGCGATTGTGCAACTGGATTCGCATCTCAATGTTGTGTATGTCAGCCCTTCGGTGCGGCGCGTTCTGGGATGTGAGCCGGAAGATGTTGCAGGGAAACAGATAGCGGCGCTTGTGTCCCCTGATGATGCGCCCGCTGTGATGGCAGCCATTGAAGAAGCGCGAGAGTCGGGCGCTGCTGCCATCCGGGTTGAGTACCGTTTTCGTAATCATCAGCAGATGTGCATCTGGCTCGAAGCTGAAGTTCGTCTGCTCTACGATGCACACCAGCACTTTGAAGGCGCCATTCTCAGCATGCGCGATGTCACCCGGCGCAAAGAGGTCGAGGCGGAACGGGAGCGCCTGATCGCCGAACTTGAGCAAAAGAACGCCGAACTTGAACGTTTCACCTACACCGTATCACACGACCTGAAAAGTCCTCTGATCACTATTCAGGGGTTCCTCGGCTATCTGGAGCAGGACATTCGGAACGGCGACACGGACCGGGCGTTGAGCGACATCCGGCGTATCAGCGCAGCGGCGCGCCGGATGGAGCATTTGCTGCAAGATCTGCTGGAACTGTCGCGCATCGGGCGGGTCAGCGCTGAACCGCAAACCGTACCGTTCAACATGATCGTACAGGAAGCGCTTGAACTGATCGCCGGGAGAATCGCAGAACGGCAGGCGCGGATCACGGTTGCGCCGGATATGCCGCTCGTTCACGGCGATCGACGGCGTCTGGCGGAGGTGGTGCAGAACCTGGTTGATAACGCGATTAAGTTCTGCGATAATCAGACTGTGCCAGAGATCGAGATCGGTGTGCACGCCGTGGCAAGCAACGAAGCAATCTTCTTTGTGCGTGACAATGGCGTGGGCATCGACCCAAGGTACCACGATCAGATCTTTGGTCTGTTCAACAAACTCGATCCGCAGAGTGAAGGAACAGGCGTCGGCTTAACGATTGTGCGGCGGATCATCGAAGTGCATGGCGGGCGTGTCTGGGTCGAGTCGGCTGGGCGGGGCGCTGGCGCAACCTTCTTTTTCTCGCTTCCCACGATCCATACACAGCAGCACGGAGTGAGTCATGACCGACAGCGCATTCAGAGTATTGCTGGTGGAAGATAA
- a CDS encoding metal ABC transporter permease, translating into MLNDLLFDYTFRTVALGSGIMGIVSGMLGAFAVLRRQSLLGDAMSHAALPGIVLAFIITGSKEPLALMIGAAVAGWIGALFVTAIISTTRIKQDSALGLILATFFGLGLVLLTWVQTLPNAAQAGLDKYLFGQAATLLERDVATMAAIGGLALLVLALFWKECAILSFDPDFARSMGLPVHLLSMLLTSLLVAAISIGLQAVGVVLMSALIVAPGVAARQWTDRLGVMVLLSGVFGTVAGVGGALLSSAAARLPTGPVIVVCISVLALISLLFAPRRGLVWNWFRDIRPVAGRGV; encoded by the coding sequence ATGCTCAACGACCTGTTGTTCGACTACACCTTTCGCACTGTTGCGCTCGGTTCCGGGATTATGGGTATTGTGAGCGGTATGCTGGGTGCGTTCGCCGTGCTACGGCGGCAAAGTTTGCTTGGCGATGCGATGTCGCACGCTGCACTGCCCGGCATTGTGCTCGCATTCATCATAACCGGAAGCAAGGAGCCGCTGGCGCTTATGATCGGTGCGGCGGTCGCCGGGTGGATTGGTGCGCTGTTCGTTACGGCGATCATCTCCACCACCCGCATCAAGCAGGATAGCGCATTGGGGTTGATCCTGGCAACGTTCTTTGGGCTTGGGTTAGTGTTGCTGACGTGGGTGCAAACTCTTCCCAATGCAGCGCAGGCTGGTCTTGACAAATATCTTTTTGGTCAGGCGGCAACCTTGCTTGAGCGTGATGTTGCAACAATGGCGGCGATTGGCGGATTGGCGTTGCTGGTGCTGGCGCTTTTCTGGAAGGAATGTGCGATCCTGTCGTTTGATCCCGATTTTGCCAGAAGTATGGGCTTGCCGGTGCATCTGCTCAGCATGCTGCTGACATCACTGCTGGTGGCGGCGATCAGCATCGGCTTGCAGGCGGTCGGCGTTGTACTCATGAGTGCGTTGATCGTCGCTCCGGGGGTTGCGGCGCGTCAGTGGACTGATCGACTCGGTGTGATGGTTTTGCTTTCCGGCGTTTTTGGCACCGTTGCCGGAGTTGGCGGGGCGTTGCTGAGCAGCGCTGCCGCCCGTCTCCCCACCGGACCGGTGATTGTTGTGTGCATCAGTGTGCTGGCGCTGATCTCGTTATTGTTCGCGCCGCGCCGCGGGCTGGTGTGGAACTGGTTCCGGGATATTCGCCCGGTCGCAGGGCGGGGCGTGTGA
- a CDS encoding winged helix-turn-helix domain-containing protein, with protein sequence MEHLVRRDPRPCGLTQTRGTLDAIRSPLAWGRDASLRGIARILDRLGITWQRARSHVHRPDPHSQANLQEIADVAEDAHAHPNQVVTVDRDDVPVTRRPTLANGYGRAGADPVRAERSLATDGDLRSVGRLDVVTGQVVTRRATTMGLATLAPCFPDRRAAYPEAERIYVILDTWPVHVHPDVLVALEPHTTCWAFSRPGKWPATPSGRAVRRAGDVRLPIQRMPAPTDASWRRLIASSWGGGCVRRSPACTAGRRIAIRCAAIWMLSSRRLQPARQSLYRMSVSDSGLFIQRP encoded by the coding sequence GTGGAGCATCTGGTCCGCCGTGACCCGCGGCCGTGCGGGCTGACCCAGACGCGCGGGACCCTGGACGCCATCCGCAGCCCGTTGGCGTGGGGGCGCGACGCCTCGCTGCGCGGGATCGCCCGCATCCTGGATCGGTTGGGCATCACCTGGCAGCGCGCCCGCAGTCATGTGCATCGCCCTGATCCGCACTCTCAGGCCAACCTGCAGGAGATTGCGGACGTGGCGGAGGATGCGCACGCGCACCCCAACCAGGTGGTGACCGTGGATCGGGATGACGTCCCGGTCACCCGGCGCCCGACCCTGGCCAACGGGTATGGGCGGGCGGGCGCCGATCCGGTGCGGGCGGAACGGAGTTTGGCGACCGATGGCGACCTGCGCAGCGTGGGCAGGTTGGACGTCGTGACGGGCCAGGTGGTCACCCGGCGGGCGACGACGATGGGCCTGGCGACGCTGGCGCCGTGCTTCCCGGACCGGCGCGCCGCCTATCCTGAGGCTGAGCGCATCTATGTGATACTGGATACCTGGCCGGTCCATGTTCATCCGGATGTCCTGGTGGCGCTCGAGCCGCACACGACCTGCTGGGCGTTTTCCCGTCCTGGCAAGTGGCCGGCCACGCCCAGTGGACGGGCCGTGCGCCGGGCTGGGGATGTCCGCCTGCCCATCCAACGGATGCCGGCGCCGACGGATGCGTCGTGGCGCCGCTTGATTGCGAGCAGCTGGGGCGGTGGATGCGTCAGGAGGTCACCCGCGTGCACCGCTGGGCGACGGATCGCGATCAGGTGCGCAGCCATCTGGATGCTTTCTTCGCGTCGTTTGCAACCGGCTCGCCAAAGCTTGTACCGTATGTCGGTCTCGGATAGCGGATTATTTATTCAAAGACCATAA
- a CDS encoding potassium channel family protein, translated as MFVLIVGGGKVGAHLAELLLASGHRVRVIELRAAARERLAQFLASDVIVAGSGSDPATLEACGARQADVMAAVTGDDEVNLVATSLARFEFNIPRTIARVNNPKNAWMFTAEMGVDVALSQADLMAHLILEEMSLGDMMTLLKLRRGRYSLVEEKIAAGSHAAGRTIAALGLPGECVVVAIFRSGGLVLPRGDTVLQTGDEVLALVSVEQVQRLAEILGGVHGDGLS; from the coding sequence GTGTTTGTGCTGATCGTGGGTGGCGGCAAGGTTGGCGCGCATCTGGCAGAATTGCTTCTCGCCAGCGGTCATCGGGTGCGTGTGATCGAACTGCGGGCTGCAGCGCGCGAACGGTTAGCACAGTTCCTTGCATCCGATGTCATTGTTGCAGGCAGTGGCAGCGATCCGGCAACGCTGGAAGCGTGCGGCGCCCGTCAGGCAGATGTGATGGCGGCAGTCACCGGCGATGACGAAGTCAACCTGGTGGCGACCAGTCTGGCGCGCTTTGAATTCAACATTCCGCGCACCATTGCGCGGGTGAACAACCCGAAGAATGCATGGATGTTCACCGCCGAAATGGGCGTCGATGTTGCGCTCAGTCAGGCGGATCTGATGGCGCACCTGATTCTCGAAGAAATGTCGCTTGGCGATATGATGACCCTGCTCAAGTTACGGCGCGGGCGCTATTCGCTGGTTGAGGAGAAGATCGCCGCCGGGTCGCATGCGGCAGGGCGGACGATAGCAGCATTAGGCTTGCCGGGGGAATGCGTCGTGGTCGCAATCTTCCGGTCTGGCGGTCTGGTTCTGCCGCGCGGCGATACCGTCCTCCAGACCGGCGATGAGGTCCTGGCGCTTGTGTCAGTCGAGCAGGTGCAGCGGCTGGCGGAGATTCTGGGAGGGGTGCATGGCGACGGGTTGTCATAG
- a CDS encoding potassium channel family protein gives MRIIIVGCGRMGAGLALTLTQRGHDVTVIDRDPTAFAALGERFSGRIITGHGFDREVLRHAGITRTDGLAAVTSSDETNVVTARAARQFFRVPRVVARLYDPRKAEIYRRLGVLTISTTEWGVHRITELLSYSWFEPIVSLGSSVDIVDVEAPPALVGRSLASLTVPGEVHPVAVSRGGRCFLPTPETRLQAGDLVHIAVLTTSTGRLKALLGV, from the coding sequence ATGCGCATCATCATTGTGGGATGCGGGCGTATGGGTGCAGGACTGGCATTGACGCTCACGCAGCGTGGGCATGATGTGACCGTCATTGACCGTGATCCAACCGCGTTTGCGGCGCTGGGTGAGCGGTTCAGCGGTCGCATCATCACCGGGCATGGCTTTGATCGCGAGGTTCTGCGGCATGCGGGTATCACCCGCACCGATGGATTGGCGGCAGTCACATCGAGCGACGAAACCAACGTTGTGACTGCGCGGGCAGCACGCCAGTTCTTCCGTGTACCGCGGGTTGTCGCCCGGCTCTATGATCCGCGCAAAGCCGAGATTTACCGCCGTCTTGGGGTGCTGACGATTTCGACGACCGAATGGGGCGTTCACCGGATCACCGAGTTGCTCAGTTACTCCTGGTTCGAGCCGATTGTCAGCCTGGGATCATCGGTCGATATCGTCGATGTCGAAGCGCCGCCAGCGCTGGTTGGGCGCTCACTTGCCAGTCTGACCGTACCGGGTGAAGTGCACCCGGTGGCGGTGAGCCGGGGCGGACGCTGTTTTTTGCCGACCCCGGAAACGCGGTTGCAGGCGGGCGATCTTGTGCATATTGCGGTGCTGACAACGTCAACCGGGCGCCTGAAGGCGCTGTTAGGAGTATGA
- a CDS encoding response regulator: MTDSAFRVLLVEDNDDHAELIRRTLGEHQRAPQIVHISDGESALDYLYRRGTWNDPNQSPRPHVILLDLRLPRVDGLEVLTSIKQSAELRHIPVIILSSSSAEGDVSRAYDAYANSYLVKPFGFEEFRSLMHDVGVYWLTHNKLSAI; the protein is encoded by the coding sequence ATGACCGACAGCGCATTCAGAGTATTGCTGGTGGAAGATAACGATGACCATGCCGAATTAATCCGGCGAACCCTGGGCGAGCATCAGCGAGCGCCGCAGATTGTGCATATCAGCGATGGTGAGAGCGCTCTCGATTACCTCTATCGTCGCGGAACCTGGAACGACCCCAACCAAAGCCCCCGCCCCCACGTGATACTGCTCGATCTGCGTCTGCCGCGCGTCGATGGGCTTGAAGTGCTGACCAGCATCAAGCAGTCGGCAGAATTGCGCCACATCCCTGTGATCATTCTGAGCTCATCATCGGCAGAAGGCGACGTGTCGCGCGCCTACGACGCCTATGCCAACAGTTACCTTGTCAAGCCGTTTGGTTTTGAGGAGTTCCGAAGTCTCATGCACGACGTTGGCGTATACTGGTTGACCCATAACAAACTCTCGGCGATATGA
- a CDS encoding helix-turn-helix domain-containing protein yields the protein MPARRTLHVSVEEREAREDLRDHAPTPYVRERAAAFLRIASGVPPAVTARARVLRPRHPETVSRWLKRWDAEGIDSLPIRDGRGRTPACSP from the coding sequence ATGCCGGCACGCCGGACCCTTCACGTGTCCGTCGAGGAGCGGGAGGCCCGCGAAGACCTGCGCGATCACGCCCCCACGCCCTATGTGCGTGAACGGGCGGCAGCGTTCCTGCGCATCGCGTCCGGCGTGCCGCCCGCTGTCACGGCGCGCGCACGCGTGCTGCGTCCGCGCCATCCGGAAACCGTCTCTCGCTGGCTGAAGCGCTGGGACGCCGAGGGCATCGATAGCCTCCCCATCCGGGACGGACGCGGGCGCACGCCCGCTTGTTCCCCCTGA